The Thermomicrobiales bacterium region CAATGGAGCGCGGCTGGTGGCAACCACAACCGGCCCAGTCACCCGTGTGAGCAACTCCGTAATCGCGCGCGACGCTCCGAGCACGTGCTCGAACCCGTCGAGGATGATCAGGATTCGCTTGTCGTCGAGCCGTTCGTGCAACCGGTCGAGCACGGGGGTATCGCGATCTTCGCGCAACTCCAGCGACTTGGCCAGCAAGCCGAGCACCAGTTCCGGATCACGCACAGATGAGAGCGAAACGAAAACGACACTGTCAGGAAAAAGCTCGCGCGAATCGACATAGAGCTGGGCGGCAAGACGCGACTTCCCAACCCCGCTCGGCCCAGTGATGGTGACCAACCGAACGGCGGGATCGGCGAGCATGGCCGACAACGCGGCCAGATCGTTCTGTCGCCCGAAGAAGGAAGAACGGAGATAGACAGGTTCGCCCCAGTCGACCTCGGCGTCCCACCCCTTCGTTTCCTGTAATGACATAACGGAATTGTACTTTCGTGGTCCGGACCAGTCCAGCGGGAATTATCTCACGGGATCGACAGAGGCACGGGGTGCTCGAGGAGCGAAGGGGGATAAAATCAGAACCCCAGGGTCTTCGACTTCGCGCTGGCTGTTCCGTTCCGAAGAACGGTTACCCATCGCGAGTGATGGATACCCTAGGGTTGACCTAGAAAGTATACCAAACGTGTCAGTCAAGAGTGTCGTCTGACCAGGAGTGCGTCTGAGTGGTGGCCCCGTATGTAGCGAATCTGGAGCGTCTGGTCTCGAAGCCAAGGCTCGACCGCTATCGTCCACAGGATGGCGAAGATCTCGAAACGGCGGTCAACTACTTATGGAACGTGGCGCTCTCCGAAGCATTGTTGCAAGGCATAGCGGCAGTCGAAGTGGGGCTTCGAAACACCGTTCACAACGCTATGACCATGTATTGCGGAACAGAATACTGGTTCCAGAGTGTGCTCAAGGAAGCGCAGATGAACGAAGTTCACGAAAAGTGGACCTTGCTGAGTCGACGGCATAAATTGCCTCCACGTCCCGGAAAGATCATTGCCGAGTTGACGTTCGGTTTCTGGCCGCCTCTGTTCGACTCGACCTATCAAGATCTTTGGTGGGACAACAGCGCCGCACTGTTCAAGGCTGCGTTTCCCTTCATACCCACTGGCGTACCACCACACTTGGCCATTGTTCGCAAGGATGTTTACCAACGAGTCGAAGCGTGCCAAAAACTGCGCAATCGGTTGATGCATCACGAACCGATATTCACCGGCTTGGTTCGACTCAACATGCCAATCCTGCC contains the following coding sequences:
- a CDS encoding AAA family ATPase, which gives rise to MSLQETKGWDAEVDWGEPVYLRSSFFGRQNDLAALSAMLADPAVRLVTITGPSGVGKSRLAAQLYVDSRELFPDSVVFVSLSSVRDPELVLGLLAKSLELREDRDTPVLDRLHERLDDKRILIILDGFEHVLGASRAITELLTRVTGPVVVATSRAPL